One stretch of Pontiella desulfatans DNA includes these proteins:
- a CDS encoding substrate-binding domain-containing protein, with the protein MKRFEIALAMDYANPFVRAVAEGVARYGFQQGNWRFYAPHGAPEVSLADLKKWKGDGVIGMLDQPAVSALRKRGIAAVNIFGRFAELPRSSVVVDNHEIGRMAAEFFIGKGIRRFAITGRKVFGDATLKYEAFISALSEKGFQCLELKSRQAIQNIAEQIALLEGDGPVGVLATEDPVGRIVIDACVDAGLRVPEDVSVLGVNNGRFACEMLHPQMSSIELGAARVGWQAAQMLEQLMKGGDDPAEPIRISPEKIVERHSTDLTAVTDQAVAEALKFIRENAHNPILVDDVARAAHAGRRTLENRFRSLLQISVHDSIRRERIQRACRLLKETDMLIEDLSEACGYTTRERFNQAFKRETATTPSAYRKKYRFTD; encoded by the coding sequence ATGAAACGGTTTGAAATCGCCTTGGCCATGGACTATGCCAACCCCTTCGTCCGCGCCGTGGCCGAGGGGGTGGCGCGCTATGGCTTCCAGCAGGGCAACTGGCGTTTCTATGCCCCGCACGGCGCTCCCGAGGTGTCGTTGGCCGACCTGAAAAAATGGAAGGGCGATGGCGTCATCGGCATGCTCGACCAGCCAGCGGTTTCCGCGCTTCGCAAGCGCGGCATCGCGGCGGTCAACATTTTCGGCCGTTTCGCCGAGCTGCCCCGGAGTTCGGTCGTGGTCGATAACCACGAAATCGGCCGCATGGCCGCGGAGTTTTTCATCGGCAAGGGCATTCGCCGTTTTGCCATCACCGGGCGCAAGGTGTTCGGCGATGCCACCCTGAAATACGAAGCCTTCATCTCAGCACTTTCAGAGAAGGGCTTCCAGTGCCTCGAACTGAAGTCGCGGCAGGCCATCCAGAATATTGCCGAACAGATTGCGTTGCTGGAGGGCGACGGCCCCGTGGGGGTGCTCGCCACGGAAGACCCGGTCGGCCGCATCGTGATCGATGCCTGCGTCGATGCCGGCCTGCGGGTGCCGGAGGACGTTTCGGTGCTCGGAGTGAACAACGGCCGGTTCGCCTGCGAGATGCTGCACCCGCAAATGTCGAGCATCGAGCTCGGCGCCGCCCGCGTCGGTTGGCAGGCGGCGCAGATGCTGGAGCAGTTGATGAAGGGTGGGGACGATCCGGCAGAACCCATCCGCATCTCTCCTGAAAAGATCGTCGAGCGCCACTCGACCGATCTGACTGCGGTAACCGACCAGGCCGTTGCCGAGGCATTGAAGTTCATTCGGGAAAATGCGCACAACCCAATCTTGGTCGATGACGTCGCCCGTGCGGCGCATGCGGGGCGCCGCACACTGGAAAACCGCTTCCGTTCGTTGTTGCAGATCTCCGTACACGATTCCATCCGCCGCGAACGCATCCAGCGGGCCTGCCGTCTGCTCAAGGAAACCGACATGCTCATCGAAGATCTTTCCGAAGCCTGCGGCTACACCACCCGCGAGCGCTTCAACCAGGCCTTTAAGCGGGAAACCGCCACCACACCTTCCGCCTACCGCAAAAAATACCGCTTCACCGACTGA
- a CDS encoding sugar kinase, producing MAKLEPKAAADCRYDILSLGEVMLRLDPGEGRIRTARQFQAWEGGGEYNVARGLRRCFGQRAGVVTAFAKNEVGLLMEDFILQGGVDTSLIKWMDYDGIGRTVRNGLNFTERGFGIRGAVGCSDRGNTAASQLKAGDIDWEYIFGTLGVRWLHTGGIFAALSETTGEVVIEAARIAKKHGTIVSYDLNYRPSLWKGFGGLEKCREINREIAKYVDVMIGNEEDFTACLGFEIEGADDNLTDLEVGAFQQMITKAVAEFPNFKATATTMRGVKTATVNDWGAMCWVDGEFYTSAHRPDLEIMDRVGGGDSFASGFIYGLMILQDAAKAIEYGAAHGALAMTTPGDTTMASLAEVEKIVAGAGARVDR from the coding sequence ATGGCGAAACTTGAACCAAAGGCGGCTGCGGATTGCCGCTATGACATTCTTTCATTGGGCGAGGTGATGCTTCGCCTTGATCCGGGCGAAGGCCGCATCCGCACGGCGCGCCAATTCCAGGCTTGGGAAGGCGGCGGCGAATACAACGTGGCCCGCGGACTGCGCCGCTGCTTCGGCCAGCGCGCCGGCGTGGTGACCGCCTTTGCGAAGAACGAAGTCGGCCTGCTGATGGAGGATTTCATCCTGCAGGGCGGGGTGGACACCTCGCTGATCAAATGGATGGACTACGACGGCATCGGCCGCACCGTGCGCAACGGCCTGAACTTTACCGAGCGCGGCTTCGGCATCCGTGGCGCAGTCGGTTGTTCCGACCGCGGCAACACGGCGGCCTCGCAGCTGAAGGCCGGCGACATCGATTGGGAATATATCTTCGGCACGCTCGGTGTCCGCTGGCTCCACACGGGCGGCATCTTCGCGGCGCTTTCCGAAACCACCGGCGAGGTGGTGATCGAAGCGGCAAGGATTGCCAAGAAACATGGCACCATCGTCTCCTACGACCTCAACTACCGCCCCTCGCTCTGGAAGGGGTTCGGCGGTTTGGAAAAGTGCCGGGAAATCAACCGCGAGATCGCCAAGTATGTCGATGTCATGATCGGCAACGAAGAGGACTTCACCGCGTGTCTGGGTTTCGAGATCGAAGGGGCGGACGACAACCTGACCGACCTCGAGGTTGGCGCATTCCAGCAGATGATCACCAAGGCCGTGGCCGAATTCCCGAACTTCAAGGCCACCGCCACCACCATGCGCGGCGTAAAGACGGCAACCGTCAACGACTGGGGCGCCATGTGCTGGGTCGATGGCGAGTTCTACACATCGGCCCATCGGCCGGATCTGGAAATCATGGATCGCGTGGGCGGCGGCGACAGCTTTGCCTCCGGCTTCATCTATGGCCTGATGATTCTGCAGGATGCGGCCAAGGCCATTGAATATGGCGCGGCGCACGGTGCGCTTGCCATGACCACGCCCGGCGACACCACCATGGCGTCGCTCGCGGAAGTTGAAAAGATCGTCGCCGGTGCCGGCGCGCGAGTGGACCGGTAG
- a CDS encoding bifunctional 4-hydroxy-2-oxoglutarate aldolase/2-dehydro-3-deoxy-phosphogluconate aldolase, whose translation MLNELLKRPVIPVIVIDDANDAVPLAEALLAGGMDVIEVTCRTAAAPQALANIKKALPEMLLGAGTVVTEDQAKMCIDTGVSFGLAPGLNPDTVKFFQANDTLFIPGVMTPSEIEQGLSLGCKMLKFFPAGAAGGVNMLKNLAAPYGPLGVKFCPTGGVNLDNMLEWLSMPIVSAIGGSWLATKQQIADKDWGTITQQVKEALAKASEA comes from the coding sequence ATGTTGAATGAATTGTTAAAACGCCCGGTGATTCCGGTGATTGTGATCGACGATGCCAACGATGCCGTGCCGCTGGCGGAAGCCCTGCTGGCCGGTGGCATGGACGTCATCGAGGTAACCTGCCGCACGGCGGCCGCACCGCAGGCGCTGGCCAACATCAAGAAGGCGTTGCCGGAAATGTTGCTGGGAGCCGGTACCGTGGTGACCGAAGACCAGGCCAAGATGTGCATCGATACCGGCGTCAGCTTCGGTCTCGCTCCGGGCCTCAATCCCGACACCGTCAAGTTTTTCCAGGCGAACGACACGCTCTTCATTCCGGGCGTCATGACGCCTTCGGAAATCGAGCAGGGCTTGTCGCTCGGCTGCAAGATGCTCAAGTTTTTCCCGGCCGGCGCGGCGGGCGGCGTGAACATGCTCAAAAATCTAGCGGCTCCCTATGGGCCGCTCGGCGTTAAGTTTTGCCCCACCGGCGGCGTGAACCTCGATAATATGCTGGAATGGCTTTCTATGCCGATCGTCAGTGCCATCGGCGGCTCGTGGCTCGCCACCAAGCAGCAGATTGCCGACAAGGATTGGGGCACCATCACCCAGCAGGTCAAGGAAGCCCTGGCCAAGGCAAGCGAAGCATAG
- a CDS encoding YceH family protein: protein MEFELSPIEERVLGCLIEKEMSTPDYYPLTLNALVAACNQKNNRNPVMELDTATVEHTLFELRMEHKLAVEVSASGSRVMKYRHNIADHWSFSLSQMAIICELLIRGPQTPGDLRAHCSRLHTLADSSEVEHILEQLKNNEEGCFVVQLPRQPGKRERRWAHLFGGSEIEIPEEEPEPMAPVAEMQTGPSRLERIQTLEDEVADLRQEIGDLKAAFEQFKTAFE from the coding sequence ATGGAGTTTGAACTTAGCCCGATTGAAGAACGCGTGTTGGGATGCCTGATTGAGAAGGAGATGTCGACGCCGGATTATTATCCCCTCACCCTCAATGCGCTGGTGGCCGCCTGCAACCAGAAGAACAACCGCAATCCCGTGATGGAGCTCGATACGGCCACCGTGGAGCACACGCTCTTCGAACTGCGCATGGAGCACAAGCTCGCCGTCGAGGTCTCGGCATCGGGGAGCCGCGTGATGAAATACCGGCATAACATTGCCGACCACTGGAGCTTTTCGCTCTCGCAGATGGCCATCATCTGCGAACTGCTCATCCGCGGCCCGCAAACCCCGGGCGACCTGCGCGCCCATTGCTCGCGCCTGCATACGCTGGCGGATTCGAGCGAGGTGGAGCACATCCTCGAACAGCTGAAAAACAACGAGGAAGGCTGCTTCGTGGTGCAGTTGCCGCGCCAACCGGGCAAGCGCGAGCGCCGCTGGGCGCATCTCTTTGGCGGTAGCGAAATCGAGATCCCCGAGGAAGAACCGGAACCGATGGCGCCCGTGGCCGAAATGCAAACCGGCCCGAGCCGGCTCGAACGCATCCAGACCCTGGAAGACGAAGTCGCCGACCTCCGTCAGGAAATCGGCGACTTGAAAGCGGCCTTCGAACAATTCAAGACCGCGTTTGAATAG
- a CDS encoding alpha-2-macroglobulin family protein, with protein MNRVSGILGAVLLVLAGCRSTELQSLEKRAQRGEAEAQGQLGWRYATGDGVETNLTKAVELYRQAAGQGNANAQFHLGNCYRLGRGVEQDKAKGAEWFLKAAEQGHERAQFNLGNRNRILGNYPEAVRWFHLAAEQGNASAQANLAQCLRMGMGTEMDMEGAFKWNRAAAEQGHARGQYNLGIHYLKGAGVAEDRELAMEWFAKAAGQGDKDARRKLHVMNAEGSDKVKALAPDWNRKINAGSQAMAQYNLALHAHNLKQYEDAARWFRQAAEKESAKAQYYLATYYRDGRGVEKSMEEAVKWYRLAAEQGYAKAQYGLGLRYAKGEGVEKNPKVAAEWILKSAEQGYALAMVAMVYRYEKADGVDEDMDEAMRWYRLAMENGYDRRLKEQKPLVDHAAVFAENAALLQAIPGSSANYVEWMQVAVESKDELKLKEEIDPFLQELVKANPADWKTLHAAAMGYHFAPGSGYKNKALARWKALGLMARAHGAMQGATPAQTKLFHNHYLEIIIAQRDEQPHMLQLKTTDYSEHDVLGYRLGAGLSRRPVFHAVPASHDAAATDGELARWLIAQGAQMIEGQDAAGTSLALFAMLVAGQQLEMPLNMGEPHMDVLAAMADNETAVWVDEEPEVVALPDDYAFIPVFQQLADGGNKKVAAVLASLCQSRCQLERAAGYFEIAGNTNAVRSIRASQGTVKRCPPAAAGVAPEISFSYRNGSAVEVSVFRINAGTNLLERLKAGDVKYSELSLLQGNPDWFRKCGGFDAPGALREVERFTVELDPHPDHRDRRERIAFPPLEAGSYLVRTRIAGGNTAEAQLNVLDTMVYSAKLADSPATNAHTLYLMCDPQTGEPRADAPIHFLRLFGGRHSNRDGDLVDDAYTVKQHLEGRTAENGCHVLEERLLTKKDRDIQVLANLSGGHPFVAESDSSDRRGYTHSKSSAQDTFVATDRPVYRPGDHGHIKLWRGAETNAYPIEISQKRSRMVLPVEPDGSWEADQYGGSQASFEIPDEAPLGDYSVRDETSEHGLSLGTVKVEEYRAPEFEVSIRQLDDGRIEIGADYAYGQPVAGGFAMATIECGSFDPSPWYPEAEFDRLWHAGYWWHGGQFEAEESHRRNSQWFHERVEAQMDETGRLVIDLSEYEGGEKALAGSGMFEVSANVRDAAHKRYRATEYFFNKLQEARLCVHLDKAFYEAGERPVCLLETKEPVDGVELALSRLEGTNRVAVAKQPFADGRVELGALAPGLYEAKAVAEGELDSRPFRFLVRGDMGAGLGGETPIRLVREKGVYHAGGTATVLVQVDQPGRWVYFFERVAGRDTFSLPKVLFMDEASKRIELPLEPGEGGRIQCAVMTVAEGKMHLASCRIPVVEHGRRAGEVELATDRETYRPGETVKLDIRATTTDGTGKPCAVAVTVYNATLDSFSNRWRSIYSALFSPWANAYWSSLSMDLGWPREMGAEVEWWVMQNLAPNRWNRAWLAAESDSMAGGYGGADDLFGDSGGSSVFASLDAASSPEITKPKVSYMIAEEKEAPMSIRSDFRDAVYWNALVETDADGKASVEFALPDSLTEWKIMAWAMHTNFAASGSTSVKCAKDFVLQLNTPRFVVEGDDVEITGSLRNHSTNSLDAAASCAVEGGAAALASDAMKNVGELMPGEERMLGWTLKAEVEGSAMVTVSSVAGNVSDAMARPVPVLPHGMLKRGGRSGVLAGDRHEERVVIEVPEAIEPGSLEFSLNCTPNMLESVATALPYLADYPHGCVEQTLNRFLPSLVVLQTLDRLGLEMEDLSVAMPAGRQAVFERDEIIQRAQAGINKLLEVQHWNGWWSWEIGSGYSDHDPMVSAWVLRGLHRASQVDGLDVEAGDIRKASDRMVAHVKQLMVPPWHQRREETLTQADAFMAVVLAEVDPAAFLKGRDLATAKEVVPRFAPFLKANVAELSLYGKLLLAYALELGGDKAGRDDLLRFIGQYVEHDAGLGTYWLRAENDRWWLWHNDQVEMMAWYLKLLNRMEPQGEKTAGVARWLLINRQHGDHWKSTRDTAICVEALCEFVVNNRSAATDAQYDVLLNGQAQESGLTPGRNELVLETKGDSPLFYDATWSYRTRENPIAAETCDLVSVSRAYHRVDWQSGERIGEPLEADAVLKAGQTLEVVLELEAAQELEYVLVQDFKPSGFECQETESGYRQGKLRHYQELHDERVSSYVSTLPKGTSTITYRIRAEHAGRVGALPATVELMYAPDQAANSNEAKLSVER; from the coding sequence ATGAACAGGGTGTCGGGGATTCTTGGTGCGGTTCTATTGGTCTTGGCGGGATGCCGATCAACCGAGTTGCAATCGTTGGAAAAACGCGCACAGCGTGGCGAGGCGGAGGCGCAAGGCCAGCTGGGGTGGCGCTATGCCACCGGCGACGGTGTGGAAACCAATCTCACGAAGGCAGTGGAACTCTATCGGCAGGCCGCCGGGCAGGGCAATGCGAATGCCCAGTTCCATCTCGGCAACTGCTACCGCCTCGGGCGCGGCGTGGAGCAGGACAAGGCGAAGGGCGCCGAATGGTTCCTCAAGGCCGCGGAGCAGGGCCACGAGCGGGCGCAGTTTAACCTCGGCAACCGCAACCGTATCCTCGGTAACTATCCCGAGGCCGTCCGCTGGTTCCACCTGGCCGCCGAGCAGGGCAACGCCAGCGCCCAGGCCAACCTCGCCCAGTGCCTGCGGATGGGCATGGGCACCGAAATGGATATGGAAGGTGCCTTCAAGTGGAACCGGGCCGCCGCCGAGCAGGGGCATGCGCGCGGGCAGTATAATCTGGGTATCCACTACCTGAAGGGCGCGGGCGTTGCGGAGGATCGCGAGTTGGCGATGGAGTGGTTTGCCAAGGCCGCCGGTCAGGGCGACAAGGATGCCCGTCGAAAGCTTCATGTGATGAACGCCGAAGGTTCCGACAAGGTGAAGGCACTCGCCCCGGACTGGAACCGGAAGATCAATGCCGGTAGCCAGGCGATGGCGCAATACAACCTTGCATTGCACGCCCACAACCTAAAGCAATACGAAGACGCCGCGCGCTGGTTCCGCCAGGCCGCCGAAAAGGAAAGCGCCAAGGCGCAGTACTATTTAGCCACCTATTATCGGGATGGGCGGGGCGTTGAAAAGAGCATGGAGGAGGCTGTCAAGTGGTATCGGCTTGCGGCGGAGCAGGGCTATGCCAAGGCGCAGTACGGTCTGGGGTTGCGCTATGCCAAGGGTGAGGGGGTGGAAAAGAATCCCAAAGTGGCCGCCGAATGGATCCTGAAATCGGCGGAGCAGGGCTATGCCCTGGCCATGGTGGCGATGGTCTATCGCTACGAAAAGGCCGATGGCGTGGACGAGGATATGGACGAAGCCATGCGCTGGTATCGGCTCGCCATGGAAAACGGCTATGACCGCCGGCTCAAGGAGCAGAAGCCGCTCGTCGACCACGCGGCGGTGTTTGCCGAAAACGCCGCGCTGCTCCAGGCCATCCCCGGTTCCTCGGCGAACTACGTTGAATGGATGCAGGTCGCCGTGGAGAGCAAGGACGAACTCAAGCTCAAAGAGGAGATCGATCCGTTCCTCCAGGAGCTGGTGAAGGCGAACCCCGCCGACTGGAAAACCCTGCACGCCGCCGCCATGGGCTACCATTTTGCGCCGGGCTCCGGGTACAAAAACAAGGCGCTTGCCCGTTGGAAAGCCCTCGGCCTGATGGCGCGCGCCCACGGGGCGATGCAGGGAGCAACGCCTGCCCAAACAAAGCTGTTCCACAATCACTATCTCGAAATCATCATCGCCCAGCGCGACGAACAGCCCCACATGCTCCAGCTCAAGACCACCGATTACTCCGAGCACGATGTCCTGGGCTACCGCCTCGGCGCCGGGCTTTCGCGCCGCCCGGTTTTCCACGCCGTGCCGGCCTCGCACGATGCCGCCGCCACCGACGGCGAGCTTGCCCGCTGGCTAATTGCGCAGGGCGCGCAGATGATCGAAGGCCAGGACGCCGCCGGGACGTCGCTCGCGCTCTTCGCCATGCTGGTGGCCGGGCAGCAGTTGGAAATGCCGTTGAACATGGGCGAACCCCACATGGATGTGCTCGCTGCCATGGCCGACAACGAAACCGCGGTTTGGGTGGACGAGGAACCCGAGGTGGTCGCATTGCCGGACGACTATGCCTTCATCCCGGTCTTCCAGCAGCTGGCCGACGGCGGCAACAAAAAGGTCGCGGCGGTTTTGGCCTCGCTCTGCCAGAGCCGGTGCCAGCTCGAACGCGCGGCGGGCTATTTTGAAATCGCGGGCAACACCAACGCCGTCCGTTCCATCCGCGCCAGCCAGGGCACGGTGAAACGCTGCCCGCCGGCAGCGGCCGGGGTGGCACCGGAGATCAGCTTTTCATACCGTAACGGCTCGGCGGTCGAGGTGTCGGTTTTCCGCATCAACGCCGGAACCAACCTGCTGGAGCGGCTGAAGGCGGGCGACGTGAAATACAGCGAGCTTTCGCTTTTGCAAGGGAATCCCGACTGGTTCCGCAAATGTGGCGGCTTCGATGCCCCCGGCGCGTTGCGCGAGGTTGAGCGCTTTACGGTTGAACTCGATCCGCACCCCGACCACCGCGACCGCCGGGAGCGCATCGCCTTCCCGCCGCTGGAGGCCGGGAGCTACCTCGTGCGCACCCGCATCGCGGGCGGCAACACCGCCGAAGCGCAGCTCAACGTGCTCGACACCATGGTCTATTCGGCCAAGCTCGCCGACAGCCCCGCCACCAACGCGCACACCCTCTACCTCATGTGCGATCCGCAAACCGGCGAACCGCGCGCCGATGCGCCGATCCATTTCCTCCGTCTCTTCGGCGGGCGGCACTCCAACCGCGATGGGGATTTGGTCGACGATGCCTACACCGTGAAGCAGCACCTCGAAGGGCGCACCGCCGAAAACGGGTGCCATGTCCTGGAAGAACGCCTGCTCACGAAAAAGGATCGGGATATCCAGGTGCTGGCCAACCTCTCCGGCGGCCACCCCTTTGTGGCCGAATCCGATTCCTCCGACCGGCGCGGATATACCCACTCGAAGAGTTCCGCCCAAGATACGTTCGTCGCTACCGACCGCCCCGTCTACCGCCCCGGCGACCACGGGCACATCAAGTTGTGGCGGGGTGCGGAAACGAATGCCTATCCGATTGAGATTAGCCAGAAGCGTTCGCGCATGGTACTTCCGGTCGAGCCGGATGGCTCGTGGGAAGCGGATCAATATGGCGGAAGCCAGGCCAGCTTCGAGATTCCCGATGAAGCGCCGTTGGGGGATTATTCCGTCCGGGACGAAACATCGGAGCACGGTCTTTCCCTCGGAACGGTGAAGGTGGAGGAATACCGCGCGCCGGAATTCGAGGTTTCCATCCGGCAGCTCGATGACGGGCGGATCGAGATCGGGGCGGACTATGCCTACGGGCAGCCGGTTGCCGGGGGCTTCGCGATGGCGACGATCGAGTGCGGCTCGTTCGATCCTTCGCCGTGGTATCCGGAGGCGGAGTTCGACCGCCTCTGGCATGCGGGATACTGGTGGCACGGCGGGCAGTTTGAAGCGGAGGAGTCCCACCGCCGCAACAGTCAATGGTTCCACGAGCGGGTCGAGGCGCAGATGGATGAAACGGGGCGGCTGGTCATCGACCTCTCGGAATACGAGGGCGGCGAAAAGGCACTGGCCGGTTCCGGCATGTTCGAGGTTTCGGCCAACGTGCGCGATGCTGCGCACAAGCGCTACCGGGCAACGGAATACTTTTTCAACAAGCTGCAGGAAGCGCGGCTCTGCGTTCATCTCGACAAGGCGTTTTATGAAGCGGGCGAGCGCCCGGTTTGCTTGCTGGAAACGAAAGAACCGGTCGATGGTGTCGAGCTGGCGCTGAGTCGCCTGGAGGGAACGAACCGGGTGGCTGTGGCCAAGCAACCGTTTGCGGATGGCCGCGTGGAGCTCGGCGCGTTGGCGCCGGGGCTGTACGAAGCGAAGGCCGTGGCCGAAGGCGAACTGGATTCAAGGCCGTTCCGGTTCTTGGTTCGCGGCGACATGGGGGCTGGGCTGGGAGGGGAAACCCCCATCCGCCTTGTCCGCGAAAAGGGCGTCTACCATGCGGGCGGAACGGCGACGGTGTTGGTGCAGGTCGACCAGCCTGGGCGCTGGGTCTATTTCTTCGAACGGGTGGCCGGGCGCGATACTTTTTCGCTGCCGAAGGTGCTCTTTATGGACGAGGCCAGCAAGCGGATCGAACTGCCGCTTGAACCGGGCGAGGGCGGGCGCATACAATGCGCGGTCATGACCGTTGCCGAGGGAAAGATGCACCTGGCGAGCTGCCGCATCCCCGTGGTGGAGCACGGCAGGCGGGCGGGCGAGGTGGAGCTCGCGACCGACAGGGAAACCTACCGCCCCGGCGAAACCGTCAAACTCGACATCCGCGCCACGACCACCGATGGCACGGGCAAACCGTGCGCTGTGGCGGTCACGGTCTACAACGCGACGCTCGATTCGTTTTCCAACCGATGGCGCAGCATCTACAGTGCGCTGTTCTCGCCGTGGGCGAATGCCTATTGGTCGAGCCTCTCCATGGATTTGGGCTGGCCGCGCGAAATGGGCGCGGAGGTGGAGTGGTGGGTTATGCAAAACCTTGCGCCCAACCGCTGGAACAGGGCATGGCTCGCCGCCGAGTCCGACAGTATGGCCGGCGGTTATGGTGGTGCCGACGACCTGTTCGGGGACTCCGGCGGTTCCAGTGTTTTTGCCTCACTGGACGCAGCGAGTTCTCCTGAAATAACGAAGCCCAAGGTGAGTTATATGATTGCCGAGGAGAAGGAAGCGCCCATGTCGATCCGTTCCGACTTCCGCGACGCGGTCTATTGGAACGCGCTGGTGGAGACGGATGCGGATGGGAAGGCGAGCGTCGAGTTTGCGCTGCCCGACAGCCTGACGGAGTGGAAGATCATGGCATGGGCGATGCATACGAACTTTGCCGCGAGCGGATCAACGAGCGTCAAATGTGCCAAGGACTTTGTGCTCCAGCTCAACACGCCGCGCTTCGTGGTGGAGGGCGACGACGTGGAAATCACCGGATCGCTTCGCAATCACTCGACCAACAGCCTGGATGCTGCGGCGTCCTGCGCGGTCGAGGGTGGGGCGGCCGCCCTTGCTTCCGATGCAATGAAGAATGTTGGCGAATTGATGCCCGGCGAAGAGCGGATGTTGGGCTGGACGCTCAAGGCCGAAGTGGAAGGCTCGGCGATGGTAACGGTTTCGTCGGTGGCGGGGAACGTTTCCGACGCCATGGCACGCCCGGTTCCGGTGTTGCCGCACGGCATGCTCAAGCGCGGCGGGCGTAGCGGGGTGCTGGCCGGGGATCGGCATGAGGAGCGGGTGGTGATCGAAGTGCCGGAGGCCATCGAACCCGGCTCCCTGGAGTTCAGCCTCAACTGTACACCCAATATGCTGGAGTCGGTGGCGACGGCGTTGCCGTATCTCGCCGACTATCCGCACGGCTGCGTGGAACAGACGCTGAACCGCTTCCTGCCGTCGCTGGTGGTGTTGCAGACGCTGGATCGGCTGGGGCTGGAGATGGAGGATCTTTCGGTCGCGATGCCCGCCGGGCGGCAGGCCGTGTTCGAGCGCGATGAAATTATCCAGCGGGCGCAGGCGGGGATCAATAAGTTGTTGGAGGTGCAGCATTGGAACGGTTGGTGGAGCTGGGAGATTGGTTCGGGCTATAGCGACCACGATCCCATGGTGAGCGCGTGGGTGTTGCGCGGCCTGCATCGCGCTTCGCAGGTGGACGGACTGGACGTGGAGGCGGGCGATATCCGCAAGGCGTCGGACAGGATGGTGGCGCATGTGAAGCAGTTGATGGTTCCGCCGTGGCACCAGCGGCGGGAAGAGACGCTGACCCAGGCCGATGCCTTCATGGCCGTGGTGCTGGCTGAGGTTGACCCGGCCGCGTTCCTGAAAGGCCGCGACCTAGCGACGGCGAAGGAGGTTGTTCCGAGGTTTGCGCCGTTCCTCAAGGCGAACGTTGCGGAGCTTTCGCTCTACGGCAAGCTGCTGTTGGCCTATGCGCTGGAGCTGGGTGGCGACAAGGCGGGGCGCGACGACTTGCTGCGCTTCATCGGGCAATATGTTGAGCATGATGCCGGGCTGGGAACCTATTGGCTACGGGCTGAAAACGACCGTTGGTGGCTGTGGCACAACGACCAGGTCGAGATGATGGCGTGGTATTTGAAGCTGCTGAACCGCATGGAACCGCAGGGCGAAAAGACCGCCGGTGTTGCGCGGTGGCTGTTGATCAATCGCCAACATGGCGACCACTGGAAATCGACGCGCGACACCGCCATCTGCGTGGAAGCGCTTTGCGAGTTTGTCGTCAACAACCGGAGCGCCGCAACGGATGCGCAATACGACGTGCTACTGAACGGGCAGGCTCAGGAGTCGGGATTGACGCCGGGGCGCAACGAACTGGTGTTGGAAACCAAAGGGGACTCACCGCTGTTCTACGATGCAACGTGGAGCTACCGCACCCGCGAGAATCCGATTGCAGCTGAAACATGCGACCTGGTTTCGGTCTCGCGAGCCTACCACCGGGTGGATTGGCAAAGTGGCGAGCGCATTGGGGAACCGCTAGAGGCTGATGCAGTGCTCAAGGCGGGGCAAACCCTCGAGGTGGTGCTGGAGCTGGAGGCCGCGCAGGAGCTGGAATATGTGCTGGTGCAGGATTTTAAGCCGTCTGGATTTGAATGCCAAGAAACCGAGAGTGGGTATCGCCAGGGGAAGCTGCGCCACTATCAGGAGCTGCACGACGAGCGGGTATCGAGTTATGTGTCGACGTTGCCGAAAGGAACATCGACGATCACCTACCGCATCCGCGCGGAACATGCGGGACGGGTGGGCGCCTTGCCGGCCACCGTGGAGCTGATGTATGCGCCCGACCAGGCGGCCAATTCCAACGAGGCCAAGCTTTCGGTGGAAAGATAG